Proteins encoded within one genomic window of Marasmius oreades isolate 03SP1 chromosome 6, whole genome shotgun sequence:
- a CDS encoding uncharacterized protein (antiSMASH:Cluster_6.2) → MSTSAINASTRPKDCLSCRVIGTTTLTGVGGYALWQSRTIAAGTPLQKRLMSGVGVALILGGGYRWFN, encoded by the exons ATGTCTACTTCCGCCATCAACGCGAGTACAAGACCAAAAGACTGCTTGTCATGCAGAGTAATCGGAACTACCACTCTTACTGGTGTTGGGGGCTATGCATTGTGGCAGTCTCGAACCATCGCTGCTGGCACACCCTTACAGAAAAGACTCATGAGCGGCGTTGGTGTCG CTCTTATCCTGGGAGGAGGATACAGATGGTTCAACTGA
- a CDS encoding NRPS protein (antiSMASH:Cluster_6.2), with product MIITVQRPPSPFPSLEDCQPVRFPPSNSSNVGTTEEHGLDTITFDFPARLGSDTKSIPQSLLVLIALFVVHYRSTGVENATLGILDDNSKQSTVRVHIDSETPLSNINVVRDATQGVQTSGKHDLPKIIIVSTGVSIESEPAISSKLNMEWSIDLECHVSYDSALYSRTEVQNIWEKVLDVMVVSLEQPELPVGEVPFRKVRQQLERSGIPIKCPPSPSYTFTTLSDAFHHTVITYPDHVAIVNGKTSLTYAELDFYSSALTHKITGALDGRNDSGYISWCLPPSPLAIVVMFAIVKYGATYVPLDIRLPCARLNSLIADSGACLLITSNDSPDFSLDNPEQVARLDVTNFLREHTSYSSTYQSRSRPVMNKLAYVMYTSGSTGKPKGVCISQESVLALVYDRGRFPLGPNDRVAQINNLAWDGSIFEVWCTLLAGATLVSFNRYDVLEPVILAKQFNTLDVQCTFITTSLFRQILNVAPDLFKPLRTLLVGGESIDFDQYRKLHAVNPFVKLFNMYGPTETCCYTTSYIVPMDDLPTQGVVPIGIGLEHTQCLVVDSKNRLVPPGIIGELVIGGRGVGAGYLERRKETTEHFVKMRFPELDQPGAVFYRSGDLVRWLPTRELQFEGRLKAGQVKIRGQRLEMTEVEAACVRSGLVTHAAVAFVKPTDGREAYLASFLVRKPIPDVNGTQTFLPTLGRILKVLRSTLPSYMIPRDVHFVESLPLTSSGKLDRRSLQGMALAADSQETGVHNGDYTDTYVAPQSELERHICGIFGEILPKSGVFGATSDFFDAGGHSLLAMRLKWRLQQTFHDQMSMQDIFAETTPRRLAARIEALKQSSPDKVAVDLRSFPQIGEGEYRPLTLGEARFWYAAKVDGPDDPTFFCPHWLHMDGFVDEDVLERSITFMVGRHEVFRTVFLEVDGIPRGKIIDFFAGMERMDVDPNLDQEAFETLLRGHAMRPFKFGEDVMFRAILFRVNGGEKSILLFALHHMITDGFSRDVIFREVSEAYNAFIDDKNPTLPPVPVQYTAFAQWHNTSDYEQLLEAQTQYWSKELQGGKAADFPLDFPRPQPKDTSRDGGLISVVCTSEMTHQLEVLCKEAGITIYILLLTVLRIVHYQLTAETDACLASSIANRTRPEAESLCGYFVNNIVYRIKLDGQNTVGDILKQVRQLYLGALANQDVPFWPRIAEKLRSDPTKPIYRTVMGYHRFNTTSLKLGNDVCAKAWDLDLQAVRFDFQVFFNREGDQIVGDFHYRKDLFKEATVKGIVDRYFHVLQVLAGGLQERVLEMSLNSVVRL from the exons ATGATTATTACCGTGCAAagacctccttctccttttccttccttgGAAGATTGTCAACCAGTCCGATTTCCGCCCAGTAATTCAAGCAATGTCGGAACAACAGAGGAGCACGGTTTAGATACCATAACATTCGATTTTCCGGCCAGACTAGGAAGCGATACAAAGTCCATACCTCAATCTCTACTCGTTTTGATCGCGCTTTTCGTCGTTCATTATCGGAGCACAGGTGTAGAAAATGCTACCCTCG GTATTCTTGATGACAATTCCAAGCAGTCTACGGTCCGAGTTCACATAGATTCTGAGACGCCCTTATCCAATATCAATGTAGTTCGGGACGCGACTCAAGGAGTTCAAACATCAGGAAAACACGATCTCCCGAAGATCATCATTGTGTCAACTGGCGTTTCGATCGAGAGCGAGCCTGCTATTTCCTC CAAGTTGAATATGGAGTGGAGTATCGACCTCGAGTGTCACGTATCGTATGATAGCGCCCTCTATTCTAGGACAGAGGTTCAAAATATATGGGAAAAGGTTTTGGATGTCATGGTGGTTAGTTTGGAACAGCCGGAGCTTCCTGTAGGGGAAGTGCCCTTCCGCAAGGTTCGACAACAACTCGAGCGTTCCGGGATCCCAATAAAATGCCCTCCGTCACCATCATACACATTCACCACACTCTCAGACGCATTTCATCATACCGTCATCACGTATCCCGACCATGTTGCCATAGTCAACGGGAAAACATCCCTTACCTATGCAGAGCTCGACTTTTACTCCTCTGCGTTGACGCACAAAATTACTGGTGCTCTGGATGGGAGAAATGACTCTGGATACATTTCCTGGTGTCTACCGCCTTCGCCGTTGGCAATTGTTGTCATGTTTGCCATCGTGAAGTACGGTGCGACGTATGTCCCGTTAGACATACGTCTCCCATGTGCACGTCTCAATTCCCTCATTGCGGATTCTGGAGCGTGTCTCCTAATTACTTCCAACGACTCTCCGGACTTTTCCTTGGATAACCCTGAACAAGTCGCGCGCTTGGACGTCACCAACTTCCTGAGAGAACATACATCCTATTCATCAACTTACCAATCCCGTAGCAGGCCGGTAATGAACAAGCTCGCATATGTGATGTACACTTCCGGAAGCACCGGAAAGCCCAAAGGAGTGTGCATCAGTCAAGAGTCAGTTCTTGCGCTTGTTTACGACCGAGGACGTTTTCCACTCGGACCGAACGATCGAGTCGCGCAAATTAATAATTTGGCGTGGGATGGTAGTATTTTTGAGGTTTGGTGCACTCTTCTCGCTGGCGCAACGCTCGTCTCGTTCAATCGTTATGACGTGCTCGAACCTGTCATCCTCGCGAAGCAATTCAATACCCTCGACGTCCAATGCACTTTCATCACAACATCATTGTTCCGCCAGATCTTGAACGTTGCTCCCGATTTGTTTAAGCCGCTACGCACATTGCTCGTTGGAGGCGAATCGATTGACTTTGACCAGTACCGCAAGTTGCACGCCGTCAATCCCTTCGTAAAATTGTTTAACATGTATGGTCCCACTGAGACGTGCTGTTATACGACATCTTACATCGTTCCTATGGATGATTTACCGACACAAGGGGTTGTACCAATTGGGATAGGGCTAGAACATACCCAATGCTTGGTTGTAGACTCTAAGAATAGGCTTGTGCCACCGGGTATCATTGGCGAGCTTGTGATAGGTGGAAGGGGCGTCGGAGCTGGGTATCTTGAACGACGGAAGGAAACAACAGAACATTTCGTTAAAATGAGATTCCCGGAGTTGGACCAACCCGGAGCTGTGTTTTATCGGTCG GGCGACCTTGTGAGATGGCTGCCTACCAGAGAATTACAGTTTGAGGGCAGACTGAAGGCGGGGCAAGTGAAGATTAGGGGACAACGGCTTGAAATGACAGAGGTGGAAGCGGCTTGTGTTCGGAGTGGATTAGTGACACATGCCGCAGTCGCCTTCGTGAAGCCTACAGACGGACGGGAAGCGTACTTGGCCTCCTTTCTCGTCAGAAAACCCATCCCGGATGTAAATGGAACACAAACATTTCTTCCAACTCTTGGCCGTATACTCAAGGTCCTCAGATCAACGTTACCATCGTATATGATCCCGAGAGATGTCCACTTTGTAGAGTCCCTCCCGCTAACAAGTAGCGGAAAACTCGACCGGCGTTCACTACAAGGAATGGCTTTAGCAGCAGATAGTCAAGAAACAGGAGTGCATAATGGTGATTATACAGACACGTACGTTGCCCCCCAATCGGAGCTGGAACGCCACATTTGTGGAATCTTTGGCGAGATTCTCCCAAAGTCTGGTGTTTTTGGTGCTACTTCAGACTTTTTTGATGCCGGTGGGCACTCACTGCTGGCGATGCGATTGAAATGGAGACTGCAACAGACATTTCACGATCAGATGTCCATGCAGGATATTTTTGCCGAGACGACACCCCGTAGACTTGCTGCGAGAATTGAAGCGCTCAAGCAAAGCAGCCCCGATAAAGTTGCCGTTGATCTTCGGTCTTTTCCCCAAATTGGTGAAGGTGAATACAGACCGTTAACATTGGGAGAGGCGAGGTTTTGGTATGCCGCAAAGGTGGATGGTCCCGACGATCCAACCTTTTTTTGTCCACATTGGCTTCATATGGACGGTTTTGTCGACGAAGACGTGTTGGAAAGATCTATCACATTTATGGTGGGACGACACGAAGTCTTCAGAACGGTATTTCTGGAAGTCGATGGCATTCCCAGAGGAAAGATAATCGACTTTTTTGCCGGTATGGAAAGGATGGACGTGGATCCCAACCTGGACCAGGAAGCTTTTGAAACACTCCTACGCGGGCATGCCATGAGACCCTTCAAGTTTGGAGAGGACGTCATGTTTAGGGCTATTCTGTTCCGCGTTAACGGAGGGGAGAAAAGCATCCTGCTGTTCGCCCTACACCACATGATTACTGATGGATTCAGCAGGGACGTCATCTTTAGAGAGGTTTCGGAAGCCTACAACGCTTTCATCGACGATAAAAATCCTACTTTACCTCCAGTTCCCGTGCAATACACTGCATTTGCACAATGGCACAATACCAGCGATTACGAACAATTACTAGAGGCCCAAACACAGTATTGGTCAAAGGAACTTCAAGGCGGTAAAGCGGCCGATTTCCCACTCGATTTCCCTCGACCTCAACCCAAAGATACCAGTAGAGACGGCGGTCTAATCTCCGTGGTTTGTACTTCTGAAATGACACATCAACTTGAAGTGCTATGCAAGGAAGCCGGTATCACCATCTACATTCTGCTGTTGACAGTCCTGCGAATCGTTCACTATCAGCTCACTGCAGAGACCGATGCTTGCCTGGCATCCTCAATTGCAAACCGGACCCGTCCAGAAGCCGAGTCTTTATGTGGATACTTTGTCAACAACATCGTTTATCGTATCAAACTAGATGGGCAAAACACCGTTGGAGATATCTTGAAACAGGTTCGACAGCTTTATTTGGGAGCACTAGCCAACCAAGATGTACCCTTCTGGCCTCGTATTGCAGAGAAACTCCGTTCTGACCCAACTAAACCGATTTATCGAACTGTGATGGGCTATCATCGCTTTAACACGACGTCGCTCAAACTCGGCAACGACGTGTGTGCAAAAGCATGGGACCTAGACTTACAAGCCGTTCGGTTCGATTTCCAGGTCTTTTTCAACAGAGAGGGGGATCAAATAGTTGGGGACTTTCACTACCGGAAGGATTTGTTCAAGGAAGCGACGGTGAAAGGCATTGTTGACCGTTATTTCCATGTTCTACAGGTTCTCGCGGGGGGGCTGCAAGAGCGTGTATTAGAGATGTCATTGAATTCGGTTGTAAGGCTTTAA
- a CDS encoding uncharacterized protein (antiSMASH:Cluster_6.2): MDCCMYFTSSARPTIRCTRPGRGALASTQMLLQQSLRSFNAFLRHPQPSSLRVMSRTASGKFLIYTYAPDRTEEGTFERRMSVRPQHIEGLKANVANGSIRVAGALLTPESLHAAQEDKRMIGSTFIWEAESLEEVREKLSKDPYWTNAVWDKEKIVVTPIAAATPIP, translated from the exons ATGGATTGTTGCATGTACTTTACCTCGTCAGCTCGGCCGACAATTCGTTGCACCCGGCCGGGCCGAGGTGCACTTGCATCTACTCAAATGCTTCTGCAGCAATCGCTCCGGTCGTTTAACGCCTTTCTACGCCATCCCCAGCCATCTTCCTTGCGCGTAATGTCCAGGACAGCTTCAGGCAAGTTTCTGATTTACACCTATGCCCCGGACCGAACAGAGGAGGGTACTTTTGAGAGGCGCATGTCGGTCCGGCCTCAACATATCGAAGGTCTGAAAGCCAACGTCGCAAATGGCTCGATTC GTGTCGCTGGCGCGTTGTTGACGCCTGAATCCCTGCACGCAGCTCAAGAAGACAAGAGAATGATAGGTTCTACTTTCATTTGGGAGGCTGAAAGTCTGGAAGA GGTACGGGAGAAACTTTCGAAGGATCCATACTGGACAAACGCTGTT TGGGACAAAGAGAAGATTGTTGTTACACCAATTGCAGCCGCTACACCTATCCCATAA
- a CDS encoding uncharacterized protein (antiSMASH:Cluster_6.2) codes for MVRGPVFGHTHRLVSSHEEFFYLHSSIARSSATFPLFVALLEDVIIIQQVLDQVRQRHLDGIVPTVKSGVMKLGGMMVDPESDVNLPQKKAIGSLVIYEAESVEQVKRMVETDIYYTSGVWDQEKLVICPFFAATPWP; via the exons ATGGTTCGTGGCCCCGTGTTTGGTCACACTCACAGGCTCGTTTCTTCACATGAGGAGTTTTTCTATCTGCACTCAAGTATTGCGAGATCGAGTGCGACTTTCCCCCTCTTTGTTGCTCTTCTCGAGGatgtcatcatcatccagcAAGTCCTTGACCAA GTCCGTCAACGCCATTTGGATGGAATTGTGCCTACGGTAAAGTCCGGGGTGATGA AGCTTGGAGGTATGATGGTCGATCCAGAAAGCGATGTCAACCTCCCTCAGAAGAAAGCCATCGGATCCTTGGTCATCTACGAGGCGGAATCCGTAGAGCAGGTCAAGAGGATGGTAGAGACCGATATTTACTACACCTCTGGCGTA TGGGATCAAGAAAAGTTAGTTATCTGTCCGTTTTTCGCTGCCACTCCGTGGCCATGA
- a CDS encoding putative secondary metabolism biosynthetic enzyme (antiSMASH:Cluster_6.2), whose product MSSTQFEHILTSRPDPSVFQITLNRPKALNALSSPLFLELNKALFEADADDSIGAIVLTGSERAFAAGADIKEMKDKTFVEVYKNSFLENWTQMTKLKKPVIAAVSGYALGGGCELALMCDIILASPTAKFGQPEINLGVIPGGGGSQRLALAVGKSRAMELVLTGRMISATEAAEWGMISRVVGEGEGRVVKEAVAMAKEIASKGQLAVQAGKEAVNAAYEMSLEEGLRLERRLFYGLFATKDQKEGMAAFADKRTAQFTHQ is encoded by the exons ATGTCTTCCACGCAATTCGAACACATCTTGACATCCCGACCCGACCCTTCAGTCTTTCAGATTACTCTCAACCGGCCCAAAGCGCTCAATGCGTTAAGCTCACCTCTGTTCCTTGAACTCAACAAGGCCCTCTTTGAAGCCGATGCTGATGATTCAATAGGAGCGATAGTTCTGACTGGTTCAGAAAGGGCGTTCGCTG CCGGTGCAGATATCAAGGAAATGAAGGACAAAACCT TTGTTGAAGTCTACAAGAACAGCTTCCTCGAGAACTGGACTCAGATGACGAAACTCAAGAAACCCGTTATTGCGGCTGTCAGCGGATATGCG CTCGGAGGCGGATGTGAACTCGCACTTATGTGTGACATCATTCTTGCTTCGCCCACCGCCAAGTTCGGCCAGCCAGAAATAAACTTGGGTGTGATCCCAGGGGGGGGAGGCTCACAGAGACTCGCTCTAGCGGTTGGCAAGTCTCGCGCCATGGAGTTGGTTCTTACTGGCCGAATGATATCCGCTACTGAGGCGGCAGAATGGGGAATGATTAGTAGGGTGGTCGGGGAAGgcgaaggaagggttgtcaAGGAGGCCGTGGCCATGGCAAAGGAAATTGCTAGTAAAGGTCAGCTCGCCGTACAGGCTGGCAAGGAGGCGGTCAATGCTG CATATGAGATGTCCTTGGAAGAAGGTTTGAGACTCGAACGAAGGTTATTCTACGGACTCTTTGCAACCAAGGACCAAAAAGAAG GTATGGCGGCATTTGCAGATAAAAGGACAGCGCAGTTCACGCACCAGTAA
- a CDS encoding uncharacterized protein (antiSMASH:Cluster_6.2) — MRSFSICTQVLRDRVRLSPSLLLFSRMSSSSSKSLTKFVVYAPDKEGTLDLRYQVRQRHLDGIVPTVKSGVMKLGGMMVDPESDVNLPQKKAIGSLVIYEAESVEQVKRMVETDIYYTSGVWDQEKLVICPFFAATPWP; from the exons ATGAGGAGTTTTTCTATCTGCACTCAAGTATTGCGAGATCGAGTGCGACTTTCCCCCTCTTTGTTGCTCTTCTCGAGGatgtcatcatcatccagcAAGTCCTTGACCAAGTTCGTCGTTTATGCACCCGATAAAGAAGGCACCCTTGATCTGAGGTATCAGGTCCGTCAACGCCATTTGGATGGAATTGTGCCTACGGTAAAGTCCGGGGTGATGA AGCTTGGAGGTATGATGGTCGATCCAGAAAGCGATGTCAACCTCCCTCAGAAGAAAGCCATCGGATCCTTGGTCATCTACGAGGCGGAATCCGTAGAGCAGGTCAAGAGGATGGTAGAGACCGATATTTACTACACCTCTGGCGTA TGGGATCAAGAAAAGTTAGTTATCTGTCCGTTTTTCGCTGCCACTCCGTGGCCATGA